The Clostridium chauvoei genome has a window encoding:
- the codA gene encoding cytosine deaminase, translating to MKAIIFKNARLKGKESLVDLFVENGAYKEIGENLSEKYKNIETYDLEGNLVVPPYVDPHIHLDYVYTARMPGANNGTGTLFEGIQRWSETKGNMTVEEVKERARIALKKEILYGTQYIRTHVDVTDPKFTCLKAIMELKEEVKDIVDIQIIAFPQEGMYSYKDGDKLVEEALKMGADVVGAIPHFEYTREMGEKSVKKSVELAMKYNKLIDLHCDETDDDQSRFVELLAAESYMNGIGELTTASHTCAMGSYNNAYAFKLFKLLKLSNMNFISCPTENIHLQGRYDTYPKRRGLTRVKELNDAGINVCFAQDSISDPWYPLGNGNLMNILDSGIHICHMMSFEEINNALDLITVNGAKTLHIQDKYGIEVGKDANFIVLNAKNEFDAILERVGVNCSVRKGEFLFKREPEVIDTNITLLR from the coding sequence ATGAAAGCTATTATATTTAAAAATGCTAGATTAAAAGGAAAGGAAAGCTTAGTAGATCTATTTGTTGAAAATGGAGCTTATAAGGAAATAGGAGAAAATCTTTCAGAAAAATATAAGAATATAGAAACATATGATTTAGAAGGAAATCTTGTTGTACCTCCTTATGTTGATCCACATATACATTTAGATTATGTATACACAGCTCGTATGCCTGGTGCAAATAATGGAACAGGAACTCTTTTTGAAGGTATTCAAAGATGGTCAGAAACTAAAGGTAATATGACAGTAGAAGAAGTAAAAGAAAGAGCTAGAATTGCATTAAAGAAAGAAATTTTATATGGAACTCAATATATTAGAACACATGTTGATGTAACAGATCCTAAGTTTACTTGCTTAAAAGCAATTATGGAATTAAAAGAAGAAGTAAAAGATATTGTAGATATACAAATTATAGCCTTCCCACAAGAAGGAATGTATTCATATAAAGATGGAGACAAGCTTGTAGAAGAAGCTTTAAAAATGGGTGCAGATGTAGTAGGAGCTATTCCTCATTTTGAATATACAAGAGAAATGGGAGAAAAGTCAGTAAAGAAATCAGTAGAACTTGCTATGAAATATAATAAGTTAATAGATCTTCACTGTGATGAAACAGATGATGATCAATCAAGATTTGTTGAGTTATTAGCAGCAGAATCATACATGAATGGAATTGGAGAACTTACAACTGCTAGCCATACTTGTGCAATGGGATCATATAATAATGCATATGCATTTAAGTTATTTAAACTTCTTAAATTATCAAATATGAACTTTATATCATGTCCAACTGAAAATATACATTTACAAGGAAGATATGACACATATCCAAAGAGAAGAGGACTTACAAGAGTTAAAGAATTAAATGATGCAGGAATAAATGTTTGTTTTGCACAAGATTCAATTTCAGATCCATGGTATCCTTTAGGAAATGGAAATCTAATGAACATTTTAGACTCAGGGATTCATATATGCCACATGATGTCTTTTGAAGAAATAAATAATGCTTTAGATTTAATTACAGTAAATGGAGCTAAAACTCTTCATATCCAAGACAAATATGGTATAGAAGTAGGAAAGGATGCAAACTTTATTGTATTAAATGCTAAAAATGAATTTGATGCAATTTTAGAAAGAGTAGGCGTTAATTGTTCAGTTAGAAAGGGTGAATTCTTATTTAAGAGAGAGCCAGAAGTAATTGATACAAATATTACATTATTAAGATAG
- a CDS encoding methyl-accepting chemotaxis protein, producing the protein MSKFKKKSLKSEILKLLLLTSIIPILIISISNFYIINRNLKKELSTNIASGTEAVKQALVNGHKTSMADVDYLALDPSAKAMASNKNGEEAALKEVLDGYMKTTEDITWVYIGTKDGKYISKPDSTLGDAFDPRQREWYRGAVEHPSEVVMSKPYIDVESRQMTITYSKVVTNDKGEIQGVVALDKKLDTMSDVINEINLGNHSFQGIISEDGTIVAHKDKSLIGKTSKDLPWIENVQNIEDNQTEKVEIDDKDYVVYKKIDSITGLSMVVFIPNDDVIRTLVRGMVIPVLILIIVMIFALIATKFFTHKLTDPIMKVVKILDKIKDGDFTEKVEDKVNYNTEISSIIEALNTVIDDMTIVLTGVKESSNNVKEGSETLFGIIKESSSVGEEVAKSVQQIAEGSTNQAAELDTSVSVVNVLENEVNKSISNSKNMRDASNKVKNSTTEGTIAIENLSNTYEENIKASSNIAAKVDILANKSEQIGSIVDTIETITEQTSLLSLNASIEAARAGEVGRGFAVVAEEVRKLAEESANSAKEINNVIEEIKGSIDELYKETKTTDVLNKKTEESLNITKDKFNIIDEMIDELEKIIKDFSSSLEVINNSKNTVVNKISEIAAVAQESAAITEEVSAASEEQSSGLQEMTVQAETLNVYAENLRLLIDKFKV; encoded by the coding sequence ATGAGTAAATTTAAAAAGAAAAGTTTAAAAAGTGAAATATTAAAGCTTTTACTTTTAACATCAATAATACCAATTTTAATAATAAGTATTTCAAACTTCTATATTATAAATAGAAATTTGAAAAAAGAATTAAGTACTAATATAGCAAGTGGAACAGAAGCTGTAAAGCAAGCATTAGTAAATGGTCATAAAACAAGTATGGCAGATGTGGATTATTTAGCTTTAGATCCAAGTGCTAAGGCAATGGCTAGTAATAAAAATGGTGAAGAAGCAGCTCTAAAGGAAGTTTTAGATGGATATATGAAAACTACTGAAGATATAACATGGGTTTATATTGGAACTAAAGATGGTAAATATATATCTAAGCCTGATAGTACATTAGGAGACGCCTTTGATCCAAGACAAAGAGAATGGTATCGTGGTGCAGTAGAGCATCCTTCAGAGGTTGTTATGTCAAAACCATATATAGATGTAGAAAGTAGACAAATGACTATTACATATTCTAAGGTTGTAACAAATGATAAAGGTGAAATTCAAGGTGTTGTGGCATTAGATAAAAAGTTAGATACAATGTCAGATGTTATTAATGAAATAAATTTAGGTAATCACTCATTTCAAGGTATAATAAGTGAAGATGGAACTATTGTAGCTCATAAGGATAAAAGTTTAATAGGAAAGACTTCTAAGGATTTACCATGGATAGAAAATGTTCAAAATATTGAAGATAATCAAACAGAGAAAGTTGAAATTGATGATAAAGATTATGTAGTTTATAAAAAAATAGATAGTATTACAGGTTTAAGCATGGTAGTATTTATACCTAATGATGATGTTATTAGAACATTAGTAAGGGGAATGGTTATACCTGTACTGATACTTATTATAGTTATGATATTTGCTTTAATAGCAACAAAATTTTTCACACATAAATTAACTGATCCAATTATGAAGGTTGTAAAAATATTAGATAAGATAAAAGACGGTGATTTTACTGAAAAAGTTGAAGACAAGGTTAATTACAATACAGAGATAAGTTCAATTATTGAGGCTTTAAATACAGTAATTGATGATATGACTATAGTTTTAACAGGAGTTAAGGAATCTTCTAATAATGTTAAAGAGGGATCAGAAACTCTTTTTGGAATAATAAAAGAATCAAGTTCTGTAGGTGAAGAGGTTGCAAAATCAGTTCAACAAATTGCAGAAGGTTCAACCAATCAAGCAGCTGAATTAGATACAAGTGTAAGTGTGGTAAATGTATTAGAAAATGAAGTTAATAAGTCAATAAGTAACTCAAAAAATATGAGAGATGCTTCAAATAAAGTTAAAAATTCTACAACAGAAGGTACAATTGCTATAGAAAATTTAAGTAACACATATGAAGAAAATATAAAAGCAAGTTCTAATATAGCAGCTAAAGTAGATATATTAGCTAATAAATCAGAACAAATAGGAAGTATAGTAGATACTATTGAAACTATAACAGAACAAACAAGTCTTTTATCACTAAATGCTAGCATAGAAGCTGCAAGAGCTGGAGAAGTTGGTCGTGGATTTGCTGTTGTAGCAGAAGAAGTTAGAAAGCTAGCAGAAGAATCAGCAAACTCAGCTAAAGAAATAAATAATGTTATAGAAGAAATAAAAGGTAGTATAGATGAGTTGTATAAAGAAACTAAAACTACAGATGTACTAAACAAAAAGACAGAAGAAAGTTTAAATATAACAAAAGATAAGTTTAATATAATAGATGAAATGATTGATGAGTTAGAAAAAATAATAAAAGATTTCTCATCTTCATTAGAAGTTATAAATAACAGTAAGAATACAGTTGTTAACAAAATATCAGAAATTGCAGCTGTAGCTCAAGAATCAGCAGCTATTACAGAAGAAGTTAGTGCTGCAAGTGAAGAACAATCATCAGGATTACAAGAGATGACTGTACAAGCAGAAACTCTAAATGTATATGCAGAAAACTTAAGATTACTTATAGATAAATTTAAAGTTTAA